The Candidatus Accumulibacter similis genome has a segment encoding these proteins:
- a CDS encoding TIGR02281 family clan AA aspartic protease yields the protein MVAVSAQAVDVGLAGVFPGKALLTINGGPPRIVAVGSTTAEGVSVLAVDGETATIEADGRKRRLRVGDNVASPAATASGAQATLTADARGHFLTTGSINGTTVRFMVDTGATMIALGAGDARRIGIDTSKGVPGFAMTANGQARVVRVKLDSVRVGEITINNVDALVHEQDMPSVLLGMSFLNRMEMHRDGQSMTLRKRF from the coding sequence ATGGTCGCCGTCTCGGCGCAGGCCGTCGACGTCGGGCTGGCCGGCGTGTTCCCCGGCAAGGCGCTGCTGACGATCAACGGCGGTCCGCCGAGGATCGTCGCTGTCGGCAGCACGACCGCCGAGGGCGTGTCGGTGCTGGCGGTCGATGGCGAGACGGCGACGATCGAGGCCGACGGCAGGAAGCGCCGGCTGCGCGTCGGCGACAACGTCGCCTCGCCGGCGGCGACAGCGAGTGGCGCCCAGGCGACCCTGACGGCCGATGCGCGGGGCCATTTTCTCACCACCGGCAGCATCAACGGGACGACGGTCCGCTTCATGGTCGACACAGGCGCGACGATGATCGCGTTGGGGGCGGGGGATGCACGGCGGATCGGCATCGACACCAGCAAGGGCGTGCCGGGTTTTGCCATGACGGCCAACGGACAGGCGCGGGTCGTGCGCGTCAAGCTCGACAGCGTGCGGGTGGGCGAGATCACCATCAACAATGTCGATGCCCTCGTTCATGAACAGGACATGCCGTCAGTTCTGCTCGGCATGAGTTTCCTCAACCGTATGGAGATGCACCGCGACGGTCAGTCGATGACCCTCAGGAAGCGCTTCTAG